GACGACCGTCGTCGACTATGCCACGGCCTTCCGGGGCGAGAGTCCTTCCCGGGGGATCGAGGCCTGGCACGAGCGGGCCCGTGGCAGGGCCTTCTGCGACTACGGCTTCCACCTGGCCCTGACGGAGTGGAGCGAGGCCGTCTCCGCCGAGCTGGCCGACGTCGTTTCCGGAGGGATCAGCTCCTTCAAGCTCTACATGGCCTACAAGGGGAGCCTCCAGGTCGACGACGGGACCCTTTACCGGGCGGCCCGGCGCATCGGCGAGCTGGGCGGCCTCCTCTGCGTCCACTGCGAGAACGGCGATCTCGTCGCCGAGAGGGCGGCCGATCTCGTCGCCTCAGGTCTGACCGGTCCCGAGGGCCATGGCCGCTCCCGTCCTCCCCTCGTCGAGATCGAGGCCGTGAGGCGCATGATCGCCATCGCCGAGCTGGCCGGCTGCCCTCTCTACGTGGTCCACGTCAGCACGGCCGGGGCCATGGAGGCCATCGTGGCGGCTCGGAGGGCCGGGCAGAGCCTCTTCGCCGAGACCTGTCCCCAGTACCTCCTTCTCGACGAGAGCCGCTGCGAAAGGGGAGGTCTCGAGGGAGCGGCCTTCGTTCTCTCTCCTCCTTTGAGGCCCGTCGGGAACGGCCCTCTTCTCTGGGGCCATCTGGCCCGCGGCGACATCGACGTCGTCGCCACCGATCACTGCTCCTTCACCCTGGCGCAGAAGGCCGTCGGCCTCGACGACTTCCGCCTCATCCCCAACGGACTTCCCG
The DNA window shown above is from Aminithiophilus ramosus and carries:
- the hydA gene encoding dihydropyrimidinase yields the protein MGTVLAGATICGSSGSFRADLRMDGETIDAVGFGLARPGDDVVDLEGRLLFPGGVDVHTHFDLPLAAMSSADDFASGTAAALVGGTTTVVDYATAFRGESPSRGIEAWHERARGRAFCDYGFHLALTEWSEAVSAELADVVSGGISSFKLYMAYKGSLQVDDGTLYRAARRIGELGGLLCVHCENGDLVAERAADLVASGLTGPEGHGRSRPPLVEIEAVRRMIAIAELAGCPLYVVHVSTAGAMEAIVAARRAGQSLFAETCPQYLLLDESRCERGGLEGAAFVLSPPLRPVGNGPLLWGHLARGDIDVVATDHCSFTLAQKAVGLDDFRLIPNGLPGVEHRLSLLYSEGVVRGRLSAERFVESCCTAPARLFGLYPRKGLLAPGSDGDVVVFDPRKEWTIRASTQRQKVDSTPYEGLGVKGRVESVYLRGRQVVGGGSLLDGTPQGLYLRRRLFPK